From a region of the Candidatus Zymogenaceae bacterium genome:
- a CDS encoding tryptophan synthase subunit alpha: protein MNRIDAVFSRLEEKNEAALVIYLTAGDPDIETTEELLKTIQNAGADIIEVGIPFSDPMADGPTIQRAAKRALDNGVTLTRILDMVSSLRDELTVPIVLFGYYNPILSYGPKRFAKAAAKAGVDGVLVVDLPPEEKNELTRFTEKEGIHFITLVSPVSDGERISGIIEEANGFLYYVSVTGVTGARDKLPEDLAGGIERVREMAKIPVAVGFGVSSPEMASQLGSIADGVVVGSALVDIIEKQGDDKKRLLEEVGGFVSSLKTSLIYDAPQAMTSD, encoded by the coding sequence ATGAATAGAATTGATGCAGTGTTTTCACGCCTTGAGGAAAAGAACGAAGCGGCGTTGGTGATATACTTGACGGCGGGCGACCCGGATATCGAAACGACGGAAGAGCTGTTGAAGACGATTCAGAACGCGGGCGCCGACATCATCGAGGTGGGGATTCCCTTTTCCGATCCGATGGCGGACGGACCCACTATACAGCGCGCCGCAAAGAGGGCGCTGGACAACGGGGTCACTCTTACACGGATTCTAGATATGGTTTCATCACTCAGGGACGAGCTCACCGTCCCGATCGTGCTGTTCGGGTATTACAATCCGATACTTTCCTATGGGCCGAAGCGATTTGCGAAGGCCGCGGCGAAGGCGGGTGTAGACGGCGTGTTGGTGGTGGACCTGCCGCCTGAGGAGAAGAACGAGCTCACCCGATTTACAGAAAAAGAGGGGATTCATTTCATCACGCTGGTTTCCCCGGTCAGCGATGGTGAGCGGATTTCCGGCATCATTGAAGAGGCGAATGGGTTTTTATATTATGTGTCGGTGACCGGGGTCACCGGCGCCAGGGACAAACTGCCGGAAGACCTCGCAGGCGGCATCGAACGGGTAAGAGAAATGGCGAAGATTCCGGTTGCCGTCGGCTTCGGCGTATCGAGTCCGGAAATGGCGTCGCAACTGGGGAGCATTGCTGACGGTGTGGTGGTGGGAAGCGCCCTGGTTGATATTATTGAAAAACAAGGTGATGACAAAAAACGACTTCTCGAGGAGGTCGGCGGATTTGTCTCGTCCCTCAAAACATCGTTGATCTATGATGCCCCACAGGCTATGACATCAGATTGA
- the iorA gene encoding indolepyruvate ferredoxin oxidoreductase subunit alpha: MSVTHRKQLLSGNEAIARGAYEAGVLFASAYPGTPSTEILENLISYDGIYCEWSPNEKVALEVGVGACYAGARTLVAMKHVGVNVAADPLFTLSYTGIRGGMVLVTADDPELHSSQNEQDNRNYAKFAKVPMLDPADSQEAKDYVALALDISEQFDTPVLLRSTTRVSHSQSSVSLSEPDRTTHAGKVSIVKDPPKLVMLPANARKRHVVVEERMKRLREFADTFRENVMEINDTDIGIITAGISYQYAKEIFPNASYLKLGMVYPLPEKLIREFSGKVKRLLVIEELDPFIEEQVRAMGLETSGKENVPILGELNPDIVASSLSGYVFKESVPMEKPELPPRPPNMCPGCPHRGIFYALSKSKVFVAGDIGCYTLAFLPPLQAIDTCLCMGASIGHAVGIDKVMGKEGQGKVAAVIGDSTFFHSGITPLIDAAYNKSSATICILDNRTTAMTGAQQNPGTGKTLMGEDTHRVDIPALAKSIGINRVRKVDPYDIQKTREIVTEELDVDEISVIISESPCVLLKGARRKEWEVLSVDHDKCTGCKACIMLGCPAIGWDPEGINGKGKKGRSVIDEMLCIGCTMCQQLCKFDAIVKVP, encoded by the coding sequence ATGTCCGTAACACATCGGAAGCAGCTTCTCAGCGGCAACGAGGCAATCGCCCGGGGCGCGTATGAGGCGGGTGTGCTGTTCGCGTCGGCATATCCGGGCACACCATCCACCGAAATCCTGGAAAATCTCATTTCCTACGATGGCATTTACTGTGAGTGGTCGCCGAACGAAAAGGTGGCCCTGGAGGTGGGCGTCGGCGCGTGCTATGCGGGGGCAAGAACCCTTGTGGCGATGAAGCACGTGGGGGTGAACGTGGCGGCGGACCCGCTCTTTACCCTTTCCTACACCGGAATCCGGGGGGGGATGGTGCTCGTCACCGCCGACGATCCGGAGCTGCACAGCTCCCAGAATGAGCAGGACAATCGCAATTACGCAAAGTTCGCCAAGGTTCCAATGCTGGATCCCGCGGACAGCCAGGAGGCCAAGGACTACGTCGCCCTGGCGTTGGATATCTCAGAACAGTTCGACACCCCGGTGCTCCTCAGGAGCACCACACGTGTATCCCACTCCCAGTCTTCGGTTTCTCTTTCCGAGCCCGATAGAACAACGCATGCCGGGAAGGTTTCCATCGTGAAGGATCCCCCGAAGCTGGTGATGCTTCCCGCCAACGCCCGGAAGCGTCACGTCGTCGTTGAAGAACGGATGAAGAGGCTCCGTGAGTTCGCCGATACTTTCCGCGAAAATGTCATGGAAATCAATGACACCGATATCGGCATCATCACGGCGGGAATCTCCTACCAGTATGCGAAGGAGATTTTCCCGAACGCGTCATACTTAAAGCTGGGCATGGTGTATCCCCTTCCCGAAAAACTCATCAGAGAGTTTTCCGGGAAGGTGAAGCGACTCCTAGTGATCGAAGAACTCGACCCGTTTATCGAGGAGCAGGTTCGCGCAATGGGCCTTGAGACATCCGGGAAGGAGAACGTTCCGATACTGGGTGAGCTGAATCCCGATATCGTCGCATCTTCGCTTTCCGGGTACGTGTTCAAGGAATCCGTGCCGATGGAAAAGCCGGAGCTTCCTCCCAGGCCGCCGAATATGTGTCCCGGTTGTCCCCACCGGGGGATATTTTACGCGTTATCCAAAAGTAAGGTGTTCGTCGCTGGCGATATCGGCTGCTATACACTGGCGTTTCTGCCGCCGCTTCAGGCAATCGATACCTGCCTCTGCATGGGGGCCAGCATCGGGCACGCAGTGGGTATCGACAAGGTAATGGGAAAAGAGGGGCAGGGGAAAGTCGCGGCGGTCATAGGAGATTCGACGTTTTTCCATTCCGGGATAACACCACTCATCGACGCCGCGTACAATAAGTCGTCGGCGACAATATGTATACTGGACAATCGCACCACCGCCATGACCGGGGCACAGCAGAATCCCGGAACGGGAAAAACCCTCATGGGCGAGGATACCCACAGGGTTGATATACCGGCACTGGCGAAATCAATCGGAATCAATCGGGTCAGAAAGGTCGATCCGTATGATATACAAAAGACGAGAGAGATCGTTACGGAAGAGCTTGACGTGGACGAGATCTCGGTGATCATATCCGAATCACCCTGCGTGCTTCTCAAGGGTGCACGTCGGAAAGAGTGGGAGGTCCTCTCGGTCGATCATGATAAATGCACCGGATGCAAGGCGTGTATCATGCTGGGATGTCCCGCTATCGGCTGGGATCCGGAGGGGATAAACGGCAAGGGTAAAAAGGGACGGTCCGTCATCGACGAGATGCTCTGCATCGGATGTACGATGTGCCAGCAGTTATGCAAATTCGACGCAATCGTAAAGGTACCATGA
- the trpB gene encoding tryptophan synthase subunit beta — MQYPDKAGHYGMYGGRYVSETLMPAVVELEEAYIHHRDQMALFHELDFYLKEYVGRPTPLYQAKGLSAKLGGAEIWLKREDLCHTGAHKINNTLGQAILARRMGKGRLIAETGAGQHGVAAATVAALFGMTCDVYMGTEDIRRQSINVFRMRLLGARVIPVSSGSRTLKDAMNEALRDWVTNVRDTFYIIGSVAGPHPYPMMVRDFQSVIGKETKEQTRKTNGRLPDCLVACVGGGSNAMGMFYPFVDDREVDMIGVEAAGDGLDTGRHAASLCRGRVGVLHGSKSYVLQDDHGQITETHSISAGLDYPGVGPEHSLFKDTKRVRYTAVDDQAALDAFTQLTTTEGIMPALESAHAVAEAIRIAPSMSKDKKIVVCLSGRGDKDIHTVAEHMEVNLYE, encoded by the coding sequence ATGCAATACCCGGACAAGGCGGGGCATTACGGCATGTACGGGGGACGATACGTCTCTGAAACGCTGATGCCCGCGGTTGTGGAACTGGAGGAGGCGTATATCCACCACAGGGACCAGATGGCGCTGTTTCACGAGCTGGATTTCTATCTGAAGGAATATGTGGGACGGCCCACGCCGCTCTATCAGGCGAAGGGACTCTCGGCAAAACTGGGGGGGGCGGAAATCTGGCTGAAGCGAGAGGACCTGTGTCATACCGGAGCCCACAAGATCAACAACACACTCGGTCAGGCGATACTGGCCCGGCGCATGGGCAAGGGCCGCCTGATCGCGGAGACCGGAGCGGGGCAGCACGGCGTCGCCGCTGCAACGGTGGCGGCGCTCTTCGGCATGACGTGTGATGTCTACATGGGCACCGAGGACATTCGACGTCAATCCATCAACGTTTTTCGCATGCGGCTCTTGGGGGCGCGGGTGATCCCGGTCTCGTCGGGATCGAGGACCCTGAAAGACGCCATGAACGAGGCGCTCCGGGACTGGGTGACGAACGTCAGGGATACCTTTTACATCATCGGCTCCGTTGCTGGCCCCCACCCCTATCCGATGATGGTGCGGGATTTTCAATCGGTGATCGGAAAAGAGACCAAAGAGCAGACGAGAAAGACCAACGGCCGCCTGCCGGACTGCCTCGTGGCCTGTGTCGGCGGCGGATCCAACGCCATGGGGATGTTTTATCCCTTCGTTGACGACCGTGAGGTAGACATGATCGGCGTTGAGGCGGCGGGTGACGGCCTGGATACCGGAAGACACGCGGCGTCATTGTGCCGCGGGAGGGTCGGCGTTCTCCACGGATCAAAGTCGTATGTGCTCCAAGATGATCACGGGCAAATCACCGAGACACACTCCATATCCGCAGGCCTCGACTACCCGGGTGTGGGTCCGGAGCACAGCCTCTTCAAGGACACGAAACGCGTTCGGTACACCGCAGTGGACGATCAGGCCGCCCTCGATGCCTTTACACAACTGACCACGACCGAGGGCATCATGCCGGCGCTGGAAAGCGCCCATGCCGTGGCGGAGGCTATCCGCATCGCACCTTCGATGTCCAAGGATAAGAAGATTGTCGTGTGCTTATCCGGCAGGGGCGATAAGGACATCCACACCGTTGCGGAACATATGGAGGTGAATCTCTATGAATAG
- a CDS encoding phosphoribosylanthranilate isomerase: MTFNFGRTRVKICGITRVDDALVSADHGADAVGFVFHRPSRRYIEPKQARDIIDVLPPFIQTIGVFADERNDYVLRVYRESGVNAVQVMNAERASLGISPSSIIPVVRMGDGTGERELESIPEEQTVLLDTFIPGEKGGTGVAFDWDIAKRYARGRRIIVAGGLRPENVADLIDRVRPYGVDVSSGVEDSPERKDHEKIARFLESVRIIDGQIQGA, from the coding sequence GTGACATTCAATTTCGGACGAACACGGGTGAAAATATGCGGGATTACCCGGGTAGACGACGCGCTGGTTTCCGCAGATCACGGGGCGGACGCCGTCGGTTTCGTGTTTCATCGACCCAGCCGAAGATACATCGAGCCGAAACAGGCGCGCGACATCATCGATGTGCTTCCGCCGTTCATCCAGACGATCGGCGTGTTTGCCGACGAGCGAAATGATTATGTGCTGCGGGTCTATAGAGAGAGCGGGGTTAATGCAGTTCAGGTCATGAACGCCGAGCGTGCCTCACTTGGAATATCTCCCTCGTCGATTATTCCAGTGGTACGGATGGGGGACGGTACCGGAGAGCGGGAGCTGGAATCGATACCGGAAGAACAAACGGTGCTGCTCGATACTTTCATACCCGGTGAAAAGGGGGGGACCGGCGTCGCGTTCGACTGGGATATCGCGAAAAGGTATGCGAGGGGGAGGAGGATCATCGTGGCGGGAGGATTGAGGCCGGAAAACGTCGCCGATCTCATCGATCGCGTCAGACCATACGGGGTGGATGTCTCCTCGGGAGTGGAAGACTCTCCGGAGAGAAAGGATCATGAAAAAATCGCACGCTTTTTAGAAAGCGTACGCATCATTGACGGACAGATACAAGGAGCATAA
- a CDS encoding tetratricopeptide repeat protein: MAKKIKVSRKKNQKDRDELLTTWEKILGFIEINERIIFIATVAVITLAIAAIVFSIVFFKRQTAAKEIFNRGVTTYHDAGGYNSDELEKALLSFSTITDSYRMSKVRPLAFLYRGHVLYDLEEYSEAAEMYRKASERLDEPLSRIAVLNRGYALEADGSYDEAAEVYKTLADADDLEAMTYLIRVLEKGGDTEEAERYSERYNTLTLSPEDLLLDDTGDFELDIEEGLDESSDDSSDGTMADDTEQ; the protein is encoded by the coding sequence TTGGCAAAAAAAATTAAAGTCTCACGAAAAAAAAACCAAAAAGATCGAGATGAACTTTTAACCACCTGGGAAAAGATTCTGGGATTCATTGAGATAAACGAAAGAATCATTTTCATAGCCACCGTCGCGGTCATTACCCTTGCGATCGCAGCGATTGTCTTTTCAATTGTCTTTTTCAAAAGACAAACAGCTGCAAAAGAGATATTCAATCGAGGCGTCACCACCTATCATGATGCCGGCGGGTATAACAGTGACGAGTTGGAAAAAGCGCTGTTATCATTTTCCACCATTACCGATTCATACCGCATGTCAAAGGTACGCCCCCTGGCATTTCTCTACCGCGGTCATGTGCTGTATGATCTTGAAGAATATTCGGAAGCCGCCGAGATGTATCGGAAGGCGTCCGAGAGGCTTGATGAACCGCTCTCCCGCATTGCCGTTCTCAACAGAGGATACGCTCTGGAGGCCGATGGGTCATATGATGAGGCGGCGGAAGTCTACAAGACGCTGGCCGACGCCGACGACCTGGAGGCAATGACATACCTGATACGCGTTCTGGAAAAGGGAGGCGACACGGAAGAGGCCGAGCGCTATTCAGAGCGATACAATACACTCACGCTTTCACCTGAGGACCTGCTGCTTGATGATACGGGCGATTTCGAGTTGGATATTGAAGAGGGATTAGATGAGTCGTCCGATGATTCCTCCGATGGTACAATGGCGGACGACACCGAACAATAG
- a CDS encoding ornithine cyclodeaminase family protein, producing the protein MLSQIHPNGTIILTRSQIVDLVDLDEYIDTIEDAFRMYAEGKGVGIGMLHADITEGIEFHIKSGGITLTKPYFALKVNGSSFQNRRKYNLPNIMGAIILFDGDMIFPLAVLDSIEITIRRTGAATAVAAKYLAKTDSQTVCIVGYGTQGKIQLTCLSRVLSIKNAFVTGRNKESGNAFADTMSRELGIPVAFVSDIDDAVSRSDVVVTATPSRSPLFDASAPRPGTFIAAVGADSPEKNELDPTLLGRGVVICDITDQCARVGELHHAIGAGVITTDRVRGELGDIITAKKPGRTNDAEIIIFDSTGTAIQDASAAAIVYEKALASGRGFLVNLMS; encoded by the coding sequence ATGCTATCACAAATTCATCCCAACGGGACAATTATCCTGACGAGAAGCCAGATCGTCGACCTCGTCGATCTGGACGAATATATCGACACCATTGAAGACGCATTTCGCATGTATGCAGAGGGTAAGGGTGTCGGCATTGGAATGCTTCATGCGGATATCACCGAGGGTATCGAGTTCCATATAAAATCCGGAGGCATCACCCTTACAAAGCCCTACTTCGCCCTCAAGGTGAACGGAAGCTCCTTCCAAAATAGAAGGAAATATAATCTCCCGAACATTATGGGAGCGATCATCCTCTTTGACGGTGACATGATATTCCCCCTGGCCGTTCTTGATTCCATCGAGATCACCATCCGCCGCACAGGGGCGGCAACGGCCGTTGCGGCGAAATACCTTGCCAAAACGGATTCCCAAACCGTCTGTATCGTGGGATACGGCACCCAGGGAAAAATTCAACTGACGTGCCTTTCCCGGGTGCTTTCCATTAAAAACGCGTTTGTAACCGGGAGAAACAAAGAGTCAGGAAACGCATTCGCCGACACGATGTCCAGAGAACTCGGCATCCCGGTTGCCTTTGTCTCCGATATTGATGATGCCGTCTCCCGAAGCGACGTCGTCGTCACGGCGACTCCATCGCGATCACCGCTCTTTGATGCGTCCGCTCCCCGCCCCGGCACTTTTATCGCCGCCGTGGGGGCGGACAGCCCCGAAAAGAATGAGCTGGATCCCACCCTTCTCGGTCGGGGCGTCGTTATCTGTGATATCACCGATCAATGCGCCCGGGTTGGAGAGCTTCACCATGCCATTGGCGCAGGCGTCATAACAACTGACCGGGTACGGGGTGAACTGGGCGACATCATCACCGCCAAAAAGCCGGGACGGACCAACGATGCCGAAATCATCATCTTCGATTCCACCGGCACCGCCATCCAGGATGCTTCCGCCGCCGCTATCGTCTACGAAAAGGCCCTGGCATCCGGAAGGGGCTTTCTTGTCAATCTGATGTCATAG
- the trpC gene encoding indole-3-glycerol phosphate synthase TrpC, producing MKASTRRIPVKSGTILDAIVDKKRESVTARKNLIGIDELMGRIDDKGDTRGFHRAIRDRDGVAVIAEIKAKSPSVGVIAGSVDPEAIAVSYQEGGASALSVLTEEDHFGGCLDHLIRARRRVAIPVLRKDFIFDPYQLYEARAAGADAVLLICAILDDDLLTSLMSQAEEIGLDCLVEVHTASERDCAIGAGATLVGINNRDLKTFVTDLATTERIMTEMPKDVTVVSASGVSSGDDVRRLVRTGVKGVLVGESLMRAGNVEKALSELIRGGAE from the coding sequence ATGAAGGCCTCCACTCGCAGGATTCCGGTGAAGTCCGGAACGATACTGGACGCCATCGTCGACAAAAAGCGGGAATCTGTAACGGCACGGAAGAACCTGATCGGCATCGACGAGCTGATGGGGAGAATCGACGATAAAGGGGACACACGGGGATTTCACCGAGCGATTCGAGATCGGGACGGCGTCGCCGTCATCGCGGAGATAAAGGCGAAGAGCCCGTCTGTGGGTGTCATCGCGGGATCAGTCGACCCGGAGGCGATCGCCGTCTCGTATCAGGAGGGGGGGGCGAGTGCACTCTCTGTATTGACCGAGGAGGATCATTTCGGGGGATGTCTTGATCACCTGATCCGCGCTCGAAGGCGGGTTGCGATCCCCGTCCTCAGGAAGGATTTTATATTCGATCCCTATCAGCTCTACGAGGCGAGGGCGGCGGGAGCCGATGCGGTACTGCTCATCTGTGCAATTTTGGATGACGATCTGCTCACAAGTCTCATGTCTCAGGCAGAAGAGATCGGGCTTGATTGCCTCGTCGAGGTGCACACAGCGTCCGAACGGGACTGTGCGATTGGTGCGGGGGCAACACTTGTCGGCATAAACAACAGGGATTTGAAAACGTTCGTCACCGATCTTGCCACAACAGAACGCATCATGACGGAAATGCCGAAGGACGTCACGGTGGTGAGCGCCAGCGGCGTATCATCGGGCGACGATGTCAGGCGCCTTGTTCGGACCGGAGTGAAGGGGGTGCTGGTGGGTGAGAGCCTCATGCGTGCAGGGAATGTCGAGAAAGCGTTGTCTGAACTCATACGTGGAGGTGCAGAGTGA
- a CDS encoding polymer-forming cytoskeletal protein: MNRKSSDGSGSHCECVVGIDTKFTGNLTGSEDILINGEVDGDIDIQASVYVGEKGKVTGKITATDVMVEGKVEGFLKATNKIQLAATANIAADMECRNLEVADGAFFEGKVNMESA, translated from the coding sequence ATGAATAGAAAAAGCTCTGACGGCTCGGGAAGTCATTGCGAGTGCGTTGTCGGTATCGATACAAAATTCACCGGCAACCTGACCGGTTCCGAAGACATCCTGATCAACGGAGAAGTCGACGGAGATATTGATATTCAGGCAAGTGTATACGTTGGTGAAAAAGGAAAGGTGACGGGAAAGATTACCGCCACAGATGTCATGGTAGAGGGGAAGGTTGAGGGATTTTTGAAAGCGACGAATAAAATCCAACTTGCCGCCACCGCGAATATCGCAGCCGATATGGAATGCAGAAACCTCGAAGTTGCCGATGGCGCCTTTTTTGAAGGGAAAGTCAACATGGAAAGCGCCTAA
- a CDS encoding indolepyruvate oxidoreductase subunit beta: MKDKITNILMAGVGGQGIIMASNMLSEALLAAGRDVKKSEVHGMAQRGGSVTSHVRFGRKVFSPLIRKGEVDILYSLELLETLRYTDYLKKETVIILNDYRLNPPSVSLGAKTYPEGIPELVRANFPRTTLIDGVGIAREVGNPKTVSTVILGHLSLYIDMPENTWADIMSDRLPSKILDVNLKAFHAGREIKQVA, translated from the coding sequence GTGAAAGATAAAATAACGAACATATTGATGGCGGGCGTCGGCGGGCAGGGGATTATCATGGCATCGAACATGCTGTCCGAGGCCCTCCTGGCGGCGGGACGTGATGTAAAAAAGAGTGAGGTGCACGGCATGGCCCAGAGGGGCGGCAGCGTTACAAGCCATGTGCGTTTCGGTCGCAAGGTTTTCTCTCCCCTCATCAGGAAGGGTGAGGTTGATATTCTCTACAGTCTGGAGCTTCTGGAGACCCTTCGTTATACCGATTACTTGAAGAAAGAGACCGTCATTATCCTCAATGATTACCGCCTCAATCCGCCGTCCGTTTCCCTGGGGGCAAAAACCTATCCGGAGGGAATACCGGAGCTTGTGAGGGCGAATTTTCCCCGCACAACGCTTATAGACGGTGTGGGTATTGCGAGGGAAGTCGGCAATCCAAAAACCGTCAGCACGGTCATACTGGGGCATCTTTCCCTGTATATCGACATGCCGGAAAATACGTGGGCGGACATTATGAGTGATCGTCTTCCGTCGAAAATCCTCGATGTGAACCTGAAGGCGTTTCATGCGGGACGAGAGATAAAGCAGGTGGCGTAG